CCCTGACGGGAAAGCAGCCGGTTGCCAAACCCTAATCGCTCGGGGCTATCGTGATTTCCGGCAATAGCTATAACCGGGACTTTCAAGTCCAAAAGCAGTCGCGATAGTGTGTCATCCAGGAGATTGACGGCTTCTGTCGGCGGTACGGCGCGATCATAAATATCGCCGGCAATAACCACAGCGTCGGGTTTGGCATCGCGTACTAAATAATAGAATTGATCTAGGACATGGGCCTGGTCTGACGTTAAATGAACGCCATGAAAGATTCGACCCAAGTGCCAGTCTGAGGTATGAAGAAACCGCATCTTATCCAACTCCGTCCCCACAAAATTCATTCTTTAAGATTATTAAATT
This sequence is a window from Veillonellaceae bacterium. Protein-coding genes within it:
- the sbcD gene encoding exonuclease subunit SbcD, with translation MRFLHTSDWHLGRIFHGVHLTSDQAHVLDQFYYLVRDAKPDAVVIAGDIYDRAVPPTEAVNLLDDTLSRLLLDLKVPVIAIAGNHDSPERLGFGNRLLSRQG